Proteins from a single region of Ziziphus jujuba cultivar Dongzao chromosome 1, ASM3175591v1:
- the LOC107404259 gene encoding kinesin-like protein KIN-12F, translating into MRKLSSSKDSSNMETRFLASSIRNLLPRSMSSSSSSFSKLKTNSNPKNPKSNIENTPPIDPNIQIDHGQTNSPLLAKQLPSDLHKSKPEIAGSYADQQETVPSDAPVKVVVRIKPANDGARDGDGTIKKVSSDSVSVGDRRFTFDSVFDSKANQGDVFQLVGVPLVKNALAGYNTSIVSYGQSGSGKTYTMWGPPSAMVEDPSPHSQQGIVPRTFQMLFSEIDKERQNSEGKQINYQCRCSFLEIYNEQIGDLLDPTQRRLEIKDDPKNGLFVENLTEEYVTSYEDVIQILIKGLSSRKVGATSVNSKSSRSHIVFTFFIESWCKETSSKCFGSSKTSRISLVDLAGLDKNKIDDDAGRQCAREGKNVKKSLLRLGQLVNTLATKGPESGKSEDSLYKGSCLTQLLRESLGGNSKLTVICAISPDKNNNSEILRTLRFGERVKSVRNEPVVNEITEDDVNDLSDQIRQLKEELIRAKSTASNSVGGKYGHFQGWNVRESLNQLRVSLNRSLILPRIDHDSDEEVNVDEDDVNELRKQLDELRDSHEENSGDLSLNRLSIQVGESCETDLMSQDDINYPEETECEEINLETSENEIPHKENITLTENLGSSSKTLEAKNPGFRSSISISSCRPSILQEPTLSESPKIGKNHRKSVTISSSHSVSRNNVSDSSKINSDVLRQSLSQSENIRSSLQSSKIFPGPTESLAASLQRGLQIIDYHQRNSASNGTPVAFSFEHLTLKPCPEVDNTNASTTLLCASCRKQIQETDSNEVQDSLKTWIVAVDGAGKPMTDEATKDARNAMAEVTKREELENRCMEQAAKIEQLNQLIEQYKCEKHNSIVEDGQESNSRCLLSSKNEIIPFEESKDVDIHFLKDETKHFRCNSLDKHPEVIKENYEIKEVQNESVLGYGNNISFDANEKEELLKEIQLLRSKLKSQTDASPNKSTEKLRSSLLSRSIQLRKSGAYQNFSQEELERERERWTEMESDWISLTDELRIDLDAHRRRAEKVEMELKLEKQCTEELDDALQRSVLGHARFVEHYAELQEKYNDLAGKHRAIMEGIAEVKKAMAKAGKKGHGPRFAKSLAAELSAMRVERERERELLKKENKSLRIQLRDTAEAVHAAGELLVRLRETEHAASVAEENFTNMQQENEKLKKQMEKLKRKHKMELVTMKQYLAESKLPESALQPLYHEDSNIAQNTIPDDDQAWRAEFGAIYQDHY; encoded by the exons ATGAGGAAGCTCAGCAGCAGCAAAGATAGTAGCAACATGGAGACTCGATTCTTGGCCTCATCCATTCGGAACCTCCTACCGAGATCCATgtcgtcttcttcttcctctttctctAAGCTCAAGACCAActcaaaccctaaaaaccctaagtCCAACATCGAAAACACCCCTCCCATCGATCCAAACATCCAGATCGACCACGGCCAAACCAACTCGCCTCTTTTAGCCAAGCAGTTACCTTCCGATCTGCATAAATCTAAGCCAGAGATTGCCGGATCGTACGCTGACCAACAAGAAACCGTGCCTTCTGATGCACCGGTGAAG GTTGTGGTGAGAATTAAGCCTGCTAATGATGGTGCAAGGGACGGAGATGGAACCATAAAAAAGGTTTCTTCAGATTCTGTCTCGGTTGGGGACCGGAGATTTACGTTTGATTCGGTTTTTGATTCGAAAGCCAATCAG GGAGACGTTTTTCAGTTGGTGGGTGTGCCGTTGGTTAAAAATGCTTTGGCTGGTTACAACACTTCAATCGTTTCATATGGACAG AGTGGAAGCGGAAAGACATACACTATGTGGGGTCCTCCGAGCGCCATGGTTGAGGATCCCTCTCCTCATAGTCAACAGGGCATTGTTCCTCGCACTTTCCAAATGCTATTTTCAGAGATTGATAAA GAGCGGCAAAACTCTGAAGGGAAACAGATTAATTATCAGTGCCGTTGCTCGTTTCTTGAG ATATACAATGAACAAATAGGGGATTTACTTGATCCAACCCAAAGAAGACTTGAG ATTAAGGATGATCCCAAAAATGGACTGTTTGTTGAGAATTTGACAGAAGAATATGTGACTAGCTATGAGGATGTGATACAGATTCTGATCAAG GGGCTTTCAAGTAGGAAAGTAGGTGCAACTAGTGTGAACTCCAAGAGCTCTAGATCCCatattgtttttacttttttcattGAATCTTGGTGTAAG GAGACCTCATCAAAGTGTTTTGGTAGTTCGAAAACAAGCAGAATCAGCCTTGTTGATCTTGCTGgtctagataaaaataaaattgacgaTGATGCAGGTAGACAGTGTGCCAGGGAAGGAAAAAATGTCAAGAAGTCCTTGTTACGGCTTGG GCAATTGGTAAATACTCTAGCTACGAAGGGACCTGAGTCTGGAAAATCTGAAGATAGTCTGTACAAAGGCTCCTGTTTAACACAATTGTTGCGGGAATCACTTGGTGGCAATTCAAAATTAACAGTCATCTGTGCCATCTCTCCAGACAAAAA CAACAATAGTGAAATACTAAGAACACTACGGTTTGGAGAACGTGTGAAATCTGTTAGAAATGAGCCAGTAGTAAATGAAATAACAGAGGATGATGTTAATGATCTAAGTGATCAAATTCGTCAATTGAAG gaaGAGCTTATTAGAGCAAAGTCCACTGCTTCTAATTCAGTTGGTGGTAAATATGGACACTTTCAAGGATGGAATGTACGTGAAAGCTTGAATCAATTGAGAGTTAGCCTTAATCGCTCATTAATATTGCCTCGCATTGACCATGATTCTGATGAAGAGGTTAATGTTGATGAGGACGATGTAAATGAACTTCGTAAACAGCTAGATGAGTTGCGTGATTCTCATGAAGAGAATTCAGGGGACCTATCTCTTAATAGGCTCTCCATCCAGGTGGGTGAAAGTTGTGAGACAGATTTGATGAGTCAAGATGATATCAATTATCCAGAAGAAACAGAGTGTGAAGAAATTAATCTTGAGACATCTGAAAATGAAATTCCTCACAAGGAAAACATCACGCTGACAGAGAATCTCGGAAGTTCTTCTAAAACCTTGGAGGCTAAGAATCCAGGATTTAGAAGCAGCATCTCAATCAGCTCCTGCAGGCCTTCAATTCTCCAAGAGCCAACGTTGTCAGAGTCtccaaaaattggaaaaaaccaTAGGAAAAGTGTGACAATCTCATCAAGTCATTCAGTTAGTAGGAATAATGTTTCTGACAGTTCAAAGATTAATTCAGATGTTTTAAGACAGTCACTTAGTCAGAGTGAAAATATCAGGTCTTCTTTGCAGTCAAGCAAGATATTTCCAGGCCCCACAGAGTCATTGGCTGCCAGCCTTCAGAGAGGCTTACAGATAATTGACTACCACCAGAGGAACTCTGCATCAAATGGAACTCCAGTTGCCTTCTCGTTTGAGCACTTGACACTGAAACCTTGTCCTGAAGTCGATAACACCAATGCTTCTACAACATTGCTTTGTGCATCTTGCCGAAAACAGATTCAAGAAACAGATTCCAATGAAGTCCAGGATAGCTTGAAGACATGGATTGTGGCAGTTGATGGAGCAGGGAAGCCAATGACTGACGAAGCAACTAAG GATGCAAGGAATGCAATGGCAGAAGTTACCAAGAGAGAGGAGCTTGAAAATCGTTGTATGGAGCAAGCAGCGAAAATTGAGCAATTAAATCAATTG ATAGAGCAATACAAATGTGAGAAACATAATTCCATTGTTGAAGATGGTCAAGAAAGTAACTCTCGTTGTCTTTTGTCTTCAAAGAATGAAATAATACCATTTGAGGAGTCCAAAGATGTGGACATTCATTTTCTGAAGGATGAAACCAag CATTTCAGATGCAATTCTCTTGATAAGCATCCAGAGGTTATCAAAGAGAACTATGAAATAAAGGAAGTTCAGAATGAGTCGGTTCTGGGGTATGGAAATAATATATCTTTTGATGCGAATGAGAAGGAAGAACTTCTTAAGGAAATCCAACTTTTAAGGAGCAAGTTGAAGTCACAAACTGATGCATCTCCTAACAAGTCTACTGAGAAGCTAAGGTCCTCTCTATTGTCGCGGTCCATCCAACTGCGAAAAAGTGGTGCATACCAAAATTTCAGCCAAGAAGAactggagagagaaagagaaagatggaCAGAAATGGAGAGCGATTGGATTTCATTAACCGATGAGCTGAGAATTGATCTAGATGCTCACCGTCGACGAGCAGAGAAGGTGGAGATGGAATTGAAATTAGAGAAGCAGTGTACTGAAGAATTAGATGATGCACTTCAAAGATCTGTCCTTGGCCATGCTAGATTTGTTGAACATTATGCAGAACTGCAAGAGAAGTATAACGACTTGGCTGGAAAGCACCGTGCAATCATGGAAGGGATAGCAGAGGTGAAGAAGGCAATGGCAAAGGCTGGTAAAAAGGGTCATGGACCTCGTTTTGCCAAATCTCTTGCTGCAGAGCTCTCTGCAATGAGAGtggaaagagagagggagagagaactTTTGAAAAAAGAGAACAAGAGTCTCAGAATTCAACTGAGGGATACTGCAGAAGCTGTTCATGCTGCTGGAGAACTTCTTGTAAGGCTCAGAGAAACTGAACATGCAGCATCAGTTGCAGAG GAGAACTTCACAAATATGCagcaagaaaatgaaaaactgAAGAAGCAAATGGAGAAGCTTAAACGAAAGCACAAGATGGAGTTGGTTACCATGAAGCAGTACTTGGCAGAGAGCAAATTGCCAGAGTCAGCATTGCAACCACTCTATCATGAGGATTCCAACATTGCACAGAACACAATCCCAGATGATGATCAAGCATGGAGAGCTGAATTTGGAGCAATATACCAAGATCATTACTGA